A region from the Schistocerca cancellata isolate TAMUIC-IGC-003103 unplaced genomic scaffold, iqSchCanc2.1 HiC_scaffold_333, whole genome shotgun sequence genome encodes:
- the LOC126118112 gene encoding translation initiation factor IF-2-like encodes MNKLAHGGPYPGREADEAAIFALCKIQTAAALPHTRQQVLGVPPRAPPVTSHLLAVPAAAASAGVAPLVSTTQEVDVPPVAPLAPETQEEPVAALAVATEMEDVDLPDANLAEAIAESERRDTDPDATRAPRKRRALTNDDSDTPSQTSDAARPRKKAPRASRTSTTESGTTIAGSSRSTAKQKPTKTTRRSTRPPAASRQPDEDGFVAPPRRHTARAAALQQPTPLPTANAFASASVDALDDGAAPPAPAQKKPFAAATKGGPSASTARPSTQAEGETQQPTAPSTASPVGVATPAPSQSARVAAPRRRRRRAGRATPAVAQRTAANTLPQQRTAPRAVPQPRSTADAPQQPSTSDRPQQAAPVVEAAPEAPTAPLAADAAELRSLLRSLSQLLEQLP; translated from the exons ATGAATAAACTCGCCCATGGGGGCCCCTACCCTGGTCGAGAGGCCGACGAGGCAGCTATATTCGCCCTCTGTAAAATACAGACGGCAGCCGCTCTACCGCACACGAGGCAGCAGGTGTTGGGTGTGCCACCGAGAGCCCCGCCGGTTACATCGCATTTGCTTGCGGTCCCGGCGGCGGCGGCCTCGGCGGGAGTTGCGCCGCTGGTCTCGACCACTCAAGAGGTCGATGTGCCCCCGGTTGCCCCCCTGGCCCCCGAAACACAAGAAGAGCCCGTGGCTGCGCTAGCCGTGGCCACCGAGATGGAGGACGTCGATCTGCCCGACGCCAATCTGGCTGAGGCAATTGCCGAGTCAGAGCGTCGTGACACTGACCCTGACGCTACCCGCGCGCCCAGAAAGCGCCGGGCTCTGACAAATGACGATTCTGACACTCCCTCACAGACATCTGACGCAGCGAGGCCGCGGAAGAAGGCCCCTAGGGCCTCCCGCACCTCCACCACAGAGTCTGGGACGACTATCGCGGGCTCCTCCCGGAGCACCGCCAAGCAGAAACCGACGAAGACAACGCGGCGGTCCACTCGTCCACCTGCCGCCTCCCGGCAGCCGGACGAGGACGGTTTTGTTGCCCCACCCCGGCGGCACACTGCCAGGGCTGCTGCGCTGCAGCAACCGACCCCGCTGCCGACCGCCAACGCGTTTGCGAGCGCCAGCGTAGATGCATTGGACGATGGCGCCGCGCCCCCGGCGCCTGCCCAAAAGAAGCC CTTTGCTGCCGCCACCAAGGGCGGCCCGTCAGCCTCCACCGCCCGACCTTCGACGCAGGCGGAGGGCGAGACGCAGCAACCGACCGCGCCGTCCACGGCTTCGCCCGTGGGGGTGGCAACCCCTGCGCCCTCGCAGAGCGCGCGAGTTGCCGCCCCGCGCAGGCGTCGTCGGCGCGCGGGCCGGGCCACACCTGCCGTTGCGCAACGGACTGCCGCCAACACTCTGCCGCAGCAGAGGACGGCACCTCGTGCTGTGCCGCAACCGAGATCGACTGCTGATGCTCCACAGCAGCCGTCTACTTCGGATCGGCCGCAACAGGCCGCCCCAGTGGTGGAGGCCGCCCCAGAGGCCCCCACCGCCCCCTTGGCCGCCGACGCAGCCGAGCTCCGATCGCTCTTGCGGTCGTTGAGTCAGCTGCTCGAGCAACTCCCG